The Deltaproteobacteria bacterium genomic interval AAATGGATGGAAGTTTAGCTGACGTCGACTCCAATAGTATTTTGGCCGCAGGAACCAAAATCCATAGTAAGATTCTGGATGTGTTGGCTTCAGTTTCTGAGCATTCGGTTAATTCCCGTGATGGACTGGAAAGATTTTTACCGAAAGAACTTGGTGACCAATTAAGCGGCTTGGATTCAAGTTAAGTGTTTGATATTATGCGGGTTTTGTCTTGCCTTCAGGCGGTTGCCAAGAAATTGCCGGTGAGCTATTTGCTTCGCATAGCATAAGATGCGAAATTTTAGAGGGTACGGGAATCGTGCTTGTAGTTGAATGGTTCGAGTGTCATCGGGCGTTATGTTAAATAGGTCTCTGGAGGGCTATTATGTCTCGGAAAAAGGTGTTGATCGTTGACGACGCACCACTGATGCGCATGGTCATCATGAACATGCTAAAAGGTGACCCAAATCTAGAGGTTGTTGGTAAAGCTAAAAACGGAGCCGAGGCTCTGAAGATGCTTCCAACGCACAGTCCGGATCTGGTGCTTCTGGATATCGAAATGCCATTGATGGATGGCCTAACGTTTCTTCGCCATGCGCGAGCGAAGTTCACTGGCAAGATTCTGGTTTTGTCTGCGGTTACTGGGCTTGGTTCAGCTAAGGCAGTAGAAGCAACGAAGCTTGGCGCTGATGGAATCATTACGAAACCGTCGGGTAACGTCTCCTTGGATCTAGAAGCCAAGAGGGGCAATGAGTTGACTCGCAAAATTTATGAAGTGCTCGGGCTCGAATAGCCCACCTACCTAGTTAGATATTCTCTTGGCTTAACGCTTTGTCGTTGGTCGTCTCAATTTGATTGTTTTTTTACCGCCCAATTTTGCCGCTCGCCTGTTGGTGTCAGCAAGTCGTTCGGCCAGCTTTTGCGCTATGGTTACCATCAGTTGAGGGCGTGCACGAACCAGCGCCTCAAAGTCCGCTGTAGTTGTCTTCTGAACAAAACAGACAGTCTTGGCCTTTACGGTGGCGGTTCGTGTGGTTCCTGTTAAAAAGCTCGACTCACCAAAAATCTCGTCCTTGTTAATATAACCCACTCCGGTGCCGTTTACGCTGGCAACAGCCTGCCCACCGAGGAGTTCATATATGGCATCAGATTCGTCACCAGCTTGAATTATCGTCTCGCCCGGTTGGAAGTAGATAAAGTCGACCTCAGGTGAGGGCTCCTCACCCAAGTAAAGGCCACAAAGCATTTCCAGCAGCCTTCGGTCGCCATCTAGGATATCAATCCATTGCCCCATAAGCTCAACGGAATCGAGGACCTGCTTCATGAAATCGGTTTCTTTGTATACTTTACAATCGATGGTGTCGTCGCCGTCTAGGGATGCCTGAAGCGTTGTTTCGTCTGGCTCATAAAGTACGAGGTCTCCCTCGATGTAGACTCTGATGGCTCGGCCATCTATGAGCCGGCTCATAATGCCCTGAGTGATATAGAGGTAAGTCGGTTCGGTGAAGGCTTCTAGCTGGTCTTGGCCGATGACTTCGACGTTTCGGCCATCGAGTTCTTCAATCAAGGTTCGGATGAGGTCACGCAGCTGCTCGTGAAACTCTTTGATATTGTCAGGTGTTTCGGTGACTGCAATCATTGGCTACCCCCATCTCTATTAGGAGTCTAGCGTGATGCCGGGGCGGTCACAACATCAGCGGACCGTGAGTTGATTGACTCAGTCTTCGCCGCGGAATTTTAGTGTATAAG includes:
- a CDS encoding cyclic nucleotide-binding domain-containing protein yields the protein MIAVTETPDNIKEFHEQLRDLIRTLIEELDGRNVEVIGQDQLEAFTEPTYLYITQGIMSRLIDGRAIRVYIEGDLVLYEPDETTLQASLDGDDTIDCKVYKETDFMKQVLDSVELMGQWIDILDGDRRLLEMLCGLYLGEEPSPEVDFIYFQPGETIIQAGDESDAIYELLGGQAVASVNGTGVGYINKDEIFGESSFLTGTTRTATVKAKTVCFVQKTTTADFEALVRARPQLMVTIAQKLAERLADTNRRAAKLGGKKTIKLRRPTTKR
- a CDS encoding response regulator; this translates as MSRKKVLIVDDAPLMRMVIMNMLKGDPNLEVVGKAKNGAEALKMLPTHSPDLVLLDIEMPLMDGLTFLRHARAKFTGKILVLSAVTGLGSAKAVEATKLGADGIITKPSGNVSLDLEAKRGNELTRKIYEVLGLE